One segment of Arcanobacterium haemolyticum DSM 20595 DNA contains the following:
- a CDS encoding HRDC domain-containing protein gives MILDTDTRTPLNEPRDGLPEITHDDYESAVERLRNGHGPFAVDTERAMGIRYSNRAYLVQIKRAGSGIVLLDPIGIEDRLGDLATIMHDEWILHAADQDLPCLRELGLEPSNVFDTELAGLILGYDRVSLQSMIAEELGFVLAKEHSDADWSARPLGPELRAYAALDVDLLIELRESLTGKLKEAGRYEWFLSECEEVRRRPLPPAHPQPWRKAVKHAKFPDQRSLAMLKALWEAREKLAEDRDLAPGKVLPNNVLANLAARKPRSRSDVAQSSLLRSRERKRDALTWWNAIHTAWNLPQSELPERRFFYNKDPFPPVQRWDKLRPEAAERWNIVRTTVLETAEKLGIRQEVLLKPRVQKQLAWDGWESPQDIPRVLETHGARPWQIAHVVEALQPNL, from the coding sequence ATGATTCTCGATACTGATACTCGTACTCCACTTAACGAACCCCGGGATGGCCTGCCAGAGATCACCCATGATGATTACGAATCGGCGGTGGAACGCTTGCGTAACGGGCATGGTCCCTTCGCAGTAGATACCGAACGTGCCATGGGAATCCGGTATTCGAACCGGGCCTACCTTGTTCAGATTAAACGCGCAGGGTCAGGTATCGTCTTGCTCGATCCAATCGGTATCGAAGATCGCCTCGGGGACCTTGCCACGATCATGCATGACGAATGGATCCTCCATGCTGCAGATCAAGATCTCCCCTGCCTGCGCGAACTTGGCTTAGAACCAAGCAACGTGTTCGATACCGAACTAGCTGGCTTAATCCTTGGATACGATCGCGTTTCCTTGCAGAGTATGATCGCGGAAGAACTCGGTTTTGTATTAGCAAAAGAACATTCCGACGCCGATTGGTCGGCACGCCCACTCGGCCCAGAGCTTAGAGCATACGCAGCACTCGACGTCGATCTCCTCATCGAACTGCGTGAATCGTTGACGGGCAAACTAAAAGAAGCCGGCCGCTACGAATGGTTCCTGAGCGAATGCGAGGAAGTCCGTCGTCGCCCCCTTCCCCCGGCTCATCCACAACCGTGGCGCAAGGCAGTAAAGCACGCCAAATTCCCGGATCAACGTTCACTCGCGATGCTCAAAGCGCTCTGGGAAGCACGCGAAAAACTCGCTGAAGATCGCGATCTCGCCCCAGGAAAAGTGTTGCCAAACAACGTTCTTGCAAACCTCGCAGCGCGCAAGCCACGATCGCGATCGGATGTGGCACAATCGTCATTACTTCGTTCACGCGAACGCAAACGTGACGCACTCACCTGGTGGAACGCTATCCACACCGCATGGAATCTACCGCAAAGCGAACTTCCTGAACGGCGCTTCTTCTATAATAAAGATCCGTTCCCGCCCGTGCAACGCTGGGACAAGCTGCGCCCAGAAGCCGCGGAACGGTGGAATATCGTACGCACTACTGTGCTAGAAACTGCAGAAAAACTCGGCATCCGCCAAGAAGTTCTGCTCAAACCGCGGGTACAAAAACAACTTGCGTGGGACGGCTGGGAATCGCCCCAAGACATCCCGCGCGTGCTCGAAACCCACGGAGCGCGCCCCTGGCAAATCGCTCACGTGGTAGAAGCGCTACAGCCGAACCTTTAA
- a CDS encoding DUF3000 domain-containing protein has protein sequence MDNLEPTPQFLTALDSLKGQCFRNDFHVVQIPPLSQIAPWSVALQAEINDSPTLDPDYHRGFAKFVVLHDPAGQTTWNGTFRIVMHAQAPIDPQMADDPLLGEVAWSWLPESLVDSGASYHSLNGTVTRVYNETFGGLYIDRSRIELEVRASWSPSTEYLTEHLRAWEKFCVSMAGLPPEPSVATLPRRIERV, from the coding sequence GTGGATAATCTAGAACCGACCCCGCAGTTCCTTACTGCCCTTGATTCATTAAAAGGGCAGTGTTTCAGGAACGATTTTCATGTAGTTCAGATTCCTCCTCTATCACAGATTGCTCCATGGTCAGTGGCACTCCAAGCGGAAATCAACGATTCTCCCACGCTGGACCCGGATTACCACCGGGGCTTTGCCAAATTTGTTGTGCTCCACGATCCTGCAGGCCAGACCACGTGGAACGGCACATTCCGGATTGTCATGCATGCTCAGGCACCAATCGATCCACAAATGGCGGACGATCCGCTACTTGGTGAAGTCGCGTGGTCATGGTTGCCTGAATCGTTGGTTGATTCTGGGGCCAGCTATCATTCACTTAATGGCACGGTTACTCGCGTATATAATGAAACATTTGGTGGGTTGTATATCGATAGGTCTCGTATCGAACTGGAAGTCCGTGCCTCTTGGAGCCCCTCTACCGAATATCTGACTGAACACCTGCGAGCCTGGGAAAAGTTCTGCGTTTCCATGGCTGGACTTCCGCCTGAACCTTCCGTTGCTACTCTCCCCCGCCGAATTGAAAGAGTCTAA
- the treZ gene encoding malto-oligosyltrehalose trehalohydrolase, whose protein sequence is MKISVWAPNAERVTGVIDDESFSLVQEEPGYWNAELEPGTRYQLRLDSNDLLLPDPRSMCQPEGAHGPSMVIDPAQFEFQATNWECPDLRGKVLYELHIGTFTSEGTFRAAIAKLDHLVDLGVDAIELLPINPIPGTRGWGYDSVSIFALNHHYGTPEDLVAFIDAAHQRGIAVCLDIVYNHFGPDGNYLAQFGPYFTGRHHTPWGEAVNFDGPVSGPVRQYVIDNALMWVRDYLFDALRLDATDFFIDDSPRHILADLSDAVHDFARGAGRNITLIAESNANSPLTITPVSQGGWGMDMQWADDVHHALHVWLTGETNAFYVDHAADDTLPRALTEGFTRIGQYSVFEGHAFGHPLPESVPGHALVVSDENHDQVGNRLVGDRPSHSLPIPDVAISRALTLLSPYTPMLFMGEEWAASTPFMFFTDHGPDIGQHIKAGREKEFESWDLASVYTHGETMIDPQDIRAFTRSKLRWDEKDSGYHQRLNKFVAELIRLRKAIADLGSSDRSATSVALSPDRNSGWMRRGDTTVVFARHADTDVFAPVCASEPYLSWDKVEVSDSSVHFVRPGVIVVRAN, encoded by the coding sequence ATGAAAATATCAGTGTGGGCTCCAAATGCAGAACGCGTCACCGGGGTAATTGATGACGAATCATTCTCACTCGTTCAAGAAGAACCCGGCTACTGGAATGCCGAACTCGAACCAGGCACACGCTACCAGTTACGCCTCGATTCGAACGATCTCCTGCTCCCTGATCCACGCTCCATGTGCCAGCCAGAAGGTGCGCACGGCCCCAGCATGGTGATTGACCCGGCCCAGTTCGAGTTCCAGGCAACCAACTGGGAATGCCCGGATTTGCGTGGAAAAGTCCTGTACGAACTTCACATTGGAACTTTCACCAGCGAAGGGACTTTCCGCGCAGCGATTGCCAAACTCGATCACTTGGTTGATTTAGGCGTGGATGCGATCGAACTCCTCCCGATCAACCCGATTCCTGGTACCAGAGGATGGGGCTACGATTCGGTGTCGATTTTTGCGCTCAATCACCATTATGGAACGCCAGAAGATCTGGTGGCATTCATCGATGCTGCTCACCAGCGCGGCATCGCAGTCTGCTTGGATATCGTCTATAACCATTTCGGACCTGATGGAAACTATTTGGCACAGTTTGGCCCGTATTTCACCGGACGCCACCATACGCCGTGGGGCGAAGCCGTAAATTTCGATGGTCCTGTTTCTGGACCAGTTCGCCAGTATGTTATTGATAACGCACTGATGTGGGTTCGTGACTATCTTTTCGATGCGTTGCGCTTGGACGCCACCGATTTCTTCATCGATGATTCTCCGCGCCACATCCTTGCCGATCTTTCTGACGCCGTCCACGATTTCGCACGGGGCGCAGGCAGGAACATCACACTCATCGCTGAAAGCAACGCCAATTCGCCGCTCACGATTACTCCAGTTTCACAGGGCGGTTGGGGTATGGATATGCAGTGGGCCGACGACGTTCACCATGCTCTTCACGTATGGTTAACTGGCGAAACCAATGCGTTTTATGTTGATCATGCGGCGGACGATACACTTCCGCGTGCACTCACTGAAGGGTTCACGCGCATTGGTCAATATTCCGTGTTTGAAGGTCATGCTTTCGGGCATCCGTTACCTGAGAGCGTCCCTGGGCACGCACTAGTGGTGTCCGACGAAAATCACGATCAGGTTGGCAATAGACTGGTGGGCGATCGGCCGTCACATTCTCTACCGATTCCAGACGTGGCTATTTCGCGCGCGCTCACACTGCTATCTCCATACACTCCTATGCTTTTTATGGGAGAAGAATGGGCCGCTTCTACTCCGTTCATGTTCTTCACTGATCACGGGCCAGATATCGGACAACATATTAAGGCAGGCCGTGAAAAAGAGTTCGAATCCTGGGATCTGGCCTCCGTCTACACCCATGGCGAAACAATGATTGATCCGCAAGATATCCGAGCGTTTACGCGTTCTAAGCTTCGGTGGGATGAAAAAGATTCTGGATATCATCAGCGCCTCAATAAATTTGTGGCTGAGTTGATTCGGCTTCGTAAAGCTATCGCGGATCTTGGATCTTCCGATCGCAGCGCAACATCGGTTGCTCTCAGCCCAGATAGGAATTCAGGTTGGATGCGCCGAGGTGATACCACAGTGGTCTTTGCTCGCCATGCAGATACCGATGTTTTTGCTCCGGTATGCGCATCAGAGCCCTATCTTTCATGGGATAAGGTAGAAGTATCGGATTCGAGTGTCCATTTTGTTCGACCTGGTGTGATAGTAGTACGTGCAAACTAG
- the treY gene encoding malto-oligosyltrehalose synthase, which yields MLGTTNQRSHSHVPAEGKHQPVSTYRIQLGPDVTFDSVIDQIPYLSDLGVTDIFLSPILQAAPGSTHGYDVVDHESISEELGGLAGFERASRAIHDAGMHVVVDIVPNHMAVPTPLYHNRALWSVLRDGEDSPYAHWFDVDVADGGDGLLLPVLGKRIGDVLAAGELVLDSMVVPGFVADGPVPVLRYYDHVFPVRAGTESLPLVDLLDRQFYRIAYWRVANEELNYRRFFDVDTLAAIRVEQPDVFNHSHALLIDLMKRGLIDSFRVDHPDGLADPREYFRHLHAATGGAWLVAEKILEADEELPNDWQCAGTTGYDALRRIQGVLTEPAGVPSVSQLYSEISGSTASVDTTEIEAKRQIVSTSLYAEVHRLATLLADVCHSDVRLRDHTFRRILDVVSELVVHMSRYRAYIVPGERAGGSEEKLVRDAALKAAEFLDDDSRETLEIVVDLLLGNESGSAGRTQEDRRREAIVRFQQVCGAVMAKGVEDTTFYRYTALLSANEVGGGPHSVVTSLDEFHNWQTYMHQAWPVSGVVTSTHDTKRCEDVRARISVLTQFSAEWVALVQHLRRVLAEQRPVALDGQFENLIWQTIIGTWTPDGPISTERLDAYLLKAAREQKLWTTWTEQDSVAEEGMLEYAHAIISTPESADALSAFAATIYDAVRANVLATCALHYTMVGVPDLYQGEEITQTSLVDPDNRRPVDYQQLHSMLTSMDEQGLPAHASLDEEKLWVTLKLLRFRRSHPQIASAAAGYSALPVSTGHAIAFARTVEDSPFLVTIAQRSVGLLQQASHTVVLPDGHWEDLLTGTQISGGSQLLSTLTERFPVAILVRNDS from the coding sequence ATGTTAGGCACAACGAATCAACGGTCCCATTCACACGTCCCAGCAGAAGGAAAACATCAACCGGTATCTACATACCGAATCCAGCTTGGACCAGATGTTACCTTCGATTCGGTGATCGATCAGATCCCGTACCTGAGCGATCTTGGTGTCACGGACATCTTCCTCTCTCCCATCCTCCAGGCAGCGCCAGGTTCTACGCATGGATATGACGTGGTAGATCACGAATCAATTTCCGAAGAACTTGGTGGTTTGGCTGGGTTCGAACGGGCATCTCGCGCGATCCACGATGCTGGAATGCACGTGGTGGTAGATATTGTTCCGAACCACATGGCGGTTCCTACCCCCTTGTATCACAACCGCGCGTTGTGGTCTGTGTTGCGTGATGGTGAGGATTCGCCGTATGCGCACTGGTTTGATGTTGATGTAGCGGACGGCGGCGATGGCCTGTTACTCCCTGTCCTGGGTAAGCGAATTGGCGATGTGCTCGCAGCTGGTGAGCTTGTGCTGGACTCGATGGTGGTTCCCGGGTTTGTGGCGGATGGCCCTGTTCCTGTGTTGCGCTATTACGATCACGTGTTTCCGGTGCGCGCGGGTACGGAGTCACTTCCGTTGGTAGATTTGTTGGATCGGCAGTTCTACCGGATTGCGTATTGGCGGGTTGCGAATGAAGAGTTGAATTACCGCCGTTTCTTCGATGTTGATACGTTGGCTGCGATTCGTGTTGAGCAGCCGGACGTTTTTAATCATTCGCATGCGTTATTAATCGATTTAATGAAACGTGGTTTGATTGATTCGTTCCGCGTGGATCATCCAGATGGGTTGGCAGATCCACGTGAGTATTTCCGCCACTTGCACGCAGCTACCGGTGGAGCATGGCTAGTTGCAGAGAAGATTTTGGAGGCGGATGAGGAGCTTCCAAACGATTGGCAGTGTGCCGGGACAACGGGTTACGATGCGTTGCGCCGGATCCAGGGTGTGTTGACTGAACCGGCCGGAGTGCCTTCCGTGAGCCAGTTGTACAGCGAAATTTCGGGCTCCACGGCAAGCGTTGATACTACCGAAATTGAGGCGAAGCGCCAGATTGTTTCTACGTCGCTTTACGCAGAAGTTCATCGCCTGGCCACGTTGCTTGCGGACGTGTGCCATAGTGATGTACGGTTGCGTGATCACACGTTCCGCCGGATTTTGGACGTGGTAAGCGAGCTTGTGGTTCACATGTCGCGTTATCGCGCCTACATTGTTCCGGGCGAACGCGCAGGTGGTAGCGAAGAAAAGTTGGTTCGCGATGCCGCATTGAAAGCTGCAGAGTTTCTCGACGACGATTCCCGCGAAACGTTAGAGATCGTCGTCGATCTTCTTCTTGGGAACGAAAGTGGTTCTGCCGGGCGTACGCAAGAAGATCGCCGGCGCGAAGCCATTGTGCGGTTCCAGCAAGTCTGTGGCGCGGTGATGGCGAAGGGGGTGGAAGACACCACGTTCTACCGTTACACGGCGCTGCTCTCAGCGAATGAAGTTGGCGGCGGGCCTCATTCTGTGGTCACCAGTTTGGATGAGTTTCATAATTGGCAAACGTACATGCACCAAGCGTGGCCGGTCAGTGGTGTTGTCACCTCCACTCACGATACGAAACGGTGTGAAGATGTTCGGGCACGGATCAGTGTGCTCACCCAATTCTCTGCTGAATGGGTTGCACTCGTTCAGCATCTGCGCAGAGTCTTGGCGGAACAGCGCCCGGTAGCACTCGACGGTCAGTTTGAGAATCTGATCTGGCAAACGATCATTGGCACATGGACTCCCGATGGCCCTATTTCTACAGAACGCTTAGACGCGTACTTGCTCAAGGCAGCACGTGAACAGAAACTATGGACAACGTGGACTGAACAAGATTCAGTAGCCGAAGAAGGAATGCTGGAGTACGCTCACGCAATTATCTCTACACCAGAAAGCGCTGACGCCCTCAGTGCTTTCGCGGCGACGATCTACGATGCCGTACGTGCGAACGTTCTGGCTACATGCGCGCTCCACTACACAATGGTAGGCGTTCCAGATCTGTACCAAGGCGAAGAAATCACTCAAACCTCGCTTGTTGATCCCGATAACCGCAGGCCAGTGGACTATCAACAGCTACATTCGATGTTGACTAGCATGGATGAACAGGGCCTTCCTGCTCACGCCAGCTTGGATGAAGAAAAACTGTGGGTCACGTTGAAGCTTCTTCGCTTTAGGCGTTCGCATCCACAGATCGCTTCTGCCGCGGCAGGATATTCGGCTCTTCCGGTGTCTACCGGGCACGCGATCGCTTTTGCTCGCACAGTAGAAGATTCCCCTTTCCTCGTGACAATCGCCCAACGTTCAGTTGGGCTCCTCCAGCAGGCCTCACACACTGTTGTTCTTCCAGATGGACATTGGGAGGATCTGCTCACAGGTACCCAAATTTCAGGTGGTTCCCAGCTGTTAAGCACCCTCACCGAACGGTTCCCGGTGGCTATCTTGGTAAGGAACGACTCATGA
- the glgX gene encoding glycogen debranching protein GlgX, with the protein MEIWPGKPYPLGATYDGTGTNFALFSSVASGVELCLIDDDLAETRIPLEEVDAYVWHCYVPGIRPGQRYGYRVHGPYDPENGHRCDPSKILLDPYAKAIDGQVNNHQANFSYDFSDHSKRAEEDSLGHTMLSVVINPYFDWGHDRPPNHEYHDSVIYEAHLKGMTKSHPDIPEHLRGTYMGMAHPAMVSYLKDLGITAVELMPIHQFVNDTSLIDKGLSNYWGYNTIGFFAPQNTYAAAGTRGEQVDEFKSLVKAYHEAGIEVILDVVYNHTAEGNHMGPTLSFRGIDNASYYRLVPDDKASYFDTTGTGNSLNMRSPHSLQLIMDSLRYWIVDMHVDGFRFDLASTLARELHEVDKLSSFFDIIQQDPIISQVKLIAEPWDIGENGYNVGEFPPLWTEWNGKYRDTIRDFWRGEPSTLSEFASRISGSSDLYEHSGRRPFASINFVTAHDGFTMRDLVSYNEKHNDANGENSMDGESHNRSWNSGAEGPTDDESIRELRIRQIKNFFATLLVSQGVPMISHGDEIGRTQSGNNNTYAQDNEISWMNWDLDNESLRILEFARSMIHFRKSHPTLRRRRFFQGSAFHGGTSDRGDILWLRNDGERMQDGDWDTWFARSVMMWLNGSGIQEPGVRGEKVIDDDLLIAFNASDEDLTFTIPQTPIDEPWYLMRSTFEDPVSTDGFVPGDTFTVQSRSVQIFVRAARTDEHAEAASVAAKTSTLPSAAVTQPDAGPSTGVSDAQAVRIATQTALAD; encoded by the coding sequence ATGGAGATTTGGCCCGGAAAACCCTACCCGTTAGGCGCTACGTACGATGGTACGGGAACGAATTTTGCGCTTTTTTCGTCAGTTGCGTCTGGGGTTGAGTTGTGTTTGATCGACGACGATTTGGCGGAAACTCGGATCCCTCTTGAGGAAGTTGATGCGTACGTGTGGCATTGTTATGTGCCTGGCATCCGGCCCGGCCAACGGTATGGCTACCGGGTTCATGGGCCATACGATCCGGAAAATGGGCATCGTTGCGATCCGTCGAAGATCTTACTTGATCCGTATGCGAAGGCGATCGATGGCCAAGTGAATAACCATCAGGCTAATTTTTCATACGATTTTTCTGATCATTCGAAACGCGCGGAAGAAGATTCATTGGGCCACACGATGTTGTCTGTGGTTATCAATCCATATTTTGATTGGGGTCATGATCGCCCACCGAATCATGAGTACCACGATTCGGTGATTTACGAAGCCCATTTGAAGGGTATGACGAAGTCTCATCCTGATATTCCTGAGCATTTGCGTGGCACATATATGGGTATGGCTCATCCTGCGATGGTCTCTTATTTGAAGGATTTGGGCATTACTGCGGTGGAGCTGATGCCGATCCATCAGTTTGTGAATGATACGTCGCTGATCGATAAAGGCCTGTCGAATTATTGGGGTTACAACACGATCGGTTTCTTTGCGCCTCAAAATACGTATGCGGCTGCAGGTACACGTGGCGAACAGGTGGATGAATTTAAATCGTTGGTGAAGGCCTATCATGAGGCCGGTATCGAAGTTATCCTCGATGTGGTCTATAACCACACCGCGGAAGGCAATCATATGGGCCCAACGTTATCGTTCCGCGGTATCGATAACGCATCGTATTATCGCTTGGTTCCAGATGACAAGGCATCTTACTTCGACACCACGGGCACGGGAAATTCGCTGAATATGCGCTCTCCTCACTCCCTGCAACTGATTATGGATTCGCTACGGTATTGGATTGTGGATATGCATGTGGATGGGTTCCGATTTGATTTGGCATCCACGCTAGCCCGTGAACTCCACGAAGTCGATAAGCTTTCGTCGTTCTTCGATATTATTCAGCAGGATCCAATTATTTCACAGGTTAAATTGATTGCCGAACCGTGGGATATTGGCGAAAACGGCTACAACGTGGGCGAATTCCCTCCGTTGTGGACTGAATGGAATGGCAAGTATCGCGATACGATTCGTGATTTCTGGCGCGGGGAGCCCTCTACCCTATCTGAGTTTGCTTCGCGTATTTCCGGTTCTTCTGATCTATATGAGCATTCGGGCCGCCGCCCGTTCGCCTCGATTAATTTTGTGACAGCCCATGATGGTTTCACGATGCGCGATCTGGTGTCATATAACGAAAAACATAATGATGCCAACGGGGAAAACTCGATGGATGGCGAATCGCATAACCGTTCATGGAACAGCGGCGCGGAAGGCCCAACAGACGACGAATCGATCCGCGAACTCCGTATCCGTCAGATCAAGAACTTCTTCGCCACCCTCCTTGTATCACAGGGCGTTCCGATGATCAGCCACGGCGATGAAATCGGCCGCACTCAGAGCGGAAACAACAACACGTATGCTCAGGACAATGAGATTTCGTGGATGAATTGGGACTTGGATAACGAAAGTCTACGCATCCTGGAATTTGCCCGGTCCATGATTCATTTCCGAAAGTCGCATCCAACGTTACGCCGGCGTCGTTTCTTCCAAGGCTCGGCATTCCACGGCGGCACGTCGGACCGTGGCGATATTTTATGGTTGCGTAACGATGGCGAACGTATGCAGGACGGCGATTGGGATACGTGGTTCGCGCGTTCGGTAATGATGTGGTTGAACGGTTCAGGCATTCAGGAACCAGGCGTGCGTGGGGAAAAGGTTATCGACGACGATCTGCTGATCGCCTTCAACGCTTCAGATGAAGACCTGACGTTTACAATCCCGCAGACCCCAATAGATGAACCGTGGTATTTGATGCGTTCCACGTTCGAAGATCCGGTTTCTACAGATGGGTTTGTTCCTGGCGATACGTTTACGGTTCAAAGCCGCAGCGTACAGATCTTTGTTCGGGCAGCTCGCACGGATGAACATGCGGAAGCAGCATCGGTTGCAGCGAAAACGTCTACCCTACCATCAGCCGCGGTAACGCAACCGGATGCGGGCCCATCAACAGGCGTGAGTGACGCTCAAGCGGTTCGCATCGCCACGCAAACCGCGCTCGCGGACTAA
- a CDS encoding sulfite exporter TauE/SafE family protein, with translation MSKHRSINFARILTIVVIGGCAGFLSGLFGVGGGMIIVPALMIILDMPQRQAAATSLCAIIITAATGSIMYATQGNVSINAMLLVSLGALIGAQIGVWLLRILPEWLLPWIFVTFILSIIVIQQFHEPLRASRIHVTALSAFGMIAVGVVSGIFAGLVGVGGGGIIVPGLELVVGAGDLIARGTSLLAMIPTALSGTFTSFRYGLVDLRVGLFVGAIASAITPVGMWVAQSISPETGNILFSVFLVFVCVSTVMKARRRMRKHSQEAN, from the coding sequence GTGAGTAAACATCGATCAATTAATTTTGCACGCATCCTTACCATCGTAGTGATAGGGGGTTGCGCCGGTTTCTTATCTGGGCTCTTTGGCGTAGGCGGAGGTATGATTATCGTTCCTGCGTTGATGATCATTCTAGATATGCCCCAGCGCCAAGCTGCAGCCACTTCTCTTTGTGCCATTATCATTACGGCGGCCACGGGATCGATCATGTATGCGACCCAGGGGAACGTTTCTATTAACGCCATGCTTCTCGTATCACTGGGAGCACTTATAGGTGCTCAGATCGGAGTATGGCTTCTGCGCATTCTTCCTGAATGGCTCCTTCCCTGGATCTTCGTGACGTTTATTCTTAGCATCATTGTTATCCAACAGTTCCATGAACCACTTCGCGCATCGCGTATCCATGTCACTGCACTTTCTGCGTTCGGAATGATTGCTGTAGGAGTTGTGTCTGGGATCTTCGCTGGGCTTGTTGGCGTTGGAGGCGGCGGGATCATCGTTCCGGGCCTCGAACTTGTTGTTGGTGCAGGAGATCTGATTGCGCGTGGCACTTCGTTACTTGCTATGATTCCCACCGCCCTATCAGGCACATTCACAAGTTTCCGCTACGGTTTAGTAGATCTCCGGGTGGGATTATTCGTTGGCGCGATCGCATCCGCAATTACTCCAGTTGGAATGTGGGTAGCCCAATCGATCAGCCCCGAAACAGGCAACATCTTGTTTAGTGTGTTCCTTGTGTTTGTATGTGTAAGCACGGTGATGAAGGCTCGCCGGCGGATGCGCAAGCACTCTCAAGAAGCGAATTAA